The Sander vitreus isolate 19-12246 chromosome 5, sanVit1, whole genome shotgun sequence genome includes a region encoding these proteins:
- the LOC144518595 gene encoding interleukin-1 beta-like gives MESKMTCNVSDMWSPKLPKGLDFEISHHPLTMRRVVNLIVAMERFKGSSSTSVLSTEFTDENLLNIMLENLVEEKMVCLCESTPPFQINRTEVPSVTCSVTDGEKRSLVLVRNSMELHAVTLQGGADTTKVHLNMSTYLHPASSVAGRTVALGIKESPNLYLSCRKDGAEPTLHLEVVEADNLLRISSDSDMVRFLFYKQTTGVNISTLMSVAFPNWYISTAEQNNKPVEMCLESANRHRTFNIREI, from the exons ATGGAATCCAAAATGACATGCAATGTAAGCGACATGTGGAGCCCCAAGTTGCCCAAGGGACTGGACTTTGAGATTTCCCATCATCCACTGACAATGAGGCGCGTGGTCAACCTCATTGTCGCTATGGAGAGGTTCAAGGGCAGCAGCTCAACTTCAGTGCTGAGCACCGAATTCACAGATGAAAACCTGCTCAACATTATGCTGGAGAACTTAGTGGAAG AGAAAATGGTGTGCTTGTGTGAATCAACTCCACCATTTCAGATCAACAGGACGGAAGTGCCGTCAGTCACGTGCAGCGTGACTGACGGCGAGAAGAGGAGCTTAGTTCTAGTCCGAAACAGCATGGAGCTCCACGCAGTGACGCTGCAGGGAGGTGCTGATACCACAAAAG TTCACCTCAACATGTCAACCTACTTGCACCCTGCATCCAGCGTTGCGGGCAGAACTGTGGCTCTGGGCATTAAGGAATCACCAAATCTTTACCTGTCTTGCCGCAAGGATGGTGCCGAGCCAACCTTGCATCTTGAG GTTGTGGAGGCAGACAATCTGTTGAGGATCAGCTCGGACAGCGACATGGTACGATTTCTCTTCTACAAACAGACCACAGGGGTGAACATCAGCACCCTCATGTCTGTTGCCTTCCCTAACTGGTACATCAGCACAGCAGAGCAAAACAACAAGCCGGTGGAAATGTGCTTGGAGTCTGCCAATCGCCACCGAACCTTCAACATCCGTGAGATTTAA
- the ckap2l gene encoding cytoskeleton-associated protein 2-like isoform X1, with product MEEAEIVSILSRKELRKQKLMEYLAEKGKLKLANPKPYLRDDCQVKKHVTSTLKVVKGKENQAPADRFRNESTKIQTLAAQSTKHPARGAFGSNNKLNVIGSMLTGRQNTNRPSAASGPAQPKLNHNHVLTRTYTVVSSKSNPNAASRLTKKPNAGEPSSGRAPSNAARAAVTKSSSIFSSGSNATWSCSMKTISVRMSLGPMVKTKTGLIPAVTQPRNSQSQNLTHTSATAADTTTTAMSVANKVRSSTSSSVSVSQRSAMAQRKTLPTPALNYPERTRAGIKVPDQNKSNPKPLLGKHSQPSCKSQLSSELKSTSISSKCTAAPIKPEGKAGMSKTNKSASQPTGRATKQRSDGAGIKNGPPCKVASRTSSRPVSRCISRIITGAVGAAVAELGGKTKTCKETGGTKGHSSTNAPPPQTGIKRTSAPVMSQTVPRPGRTISHTGHAVDTKTSKVPVRVFPQTEVKKRTAAQEERMRKLQEWREAKGISYKRPPMPVKPQVRRTVAVPQPFWGTMKEEDDAHSLICAVDRSLADCIKLVEEGCAPDQVKEVLSRLPAVSQKFAKYWICQARLMEQEGNLDVLPMFEEAVGVVLEPVDELRTVVFEILKKKDEIQENEKEDQIPTGEGTPESINNPMMTPKLVRALICGEKGDSSVVKYKITATPGGPPSQQTEPVRVNGQEVRFFTPVRRSVRIERSSLRYPVSLQDHDLCVASYNDLIAEEDDQRTEERKHEETSLSANNTPMYVYRQNEALQDKVFVQLVYDEGV from the exons ATGGAAGAAGCAGAGATCGTATCGATACTTTCCAGAAAAG AGTTGCGTAAGCAAAAGTTGATGGAATACTTGGCAGAAAAAGGAAAGCTGAAACTGGCCAACCCTAA GCCATACCTCCGTGACGACTGCCAGGTTAAGAAGCATGTGACGTCTACACTAAAG gttGTTAAGGGAAAAGAGAACCAGGCTCCTGCTGACAGATTCAGAAACGAAAGCACAAAAATTCAAACTCTGGCTGCTCAGTCCACAAAACACCCTGCCAGAGGAGCATTTGGTTCCaataacaaattaaatgttataggCAGCATGCTGACTGGACGGCAGAATACCAATCGTCCATCTGCAGCCAGTGGCCCAGCACAGCCAAAGCTTAATCACAACCATGTGCTGACAAGAACGTACACCGTTGTGTCCTCCAAATCCAACCCGAATGCAGCTAGCCGTCTCACAAAAAAGCCAAATGCGGGAGAACCATCTTCAGGCAGAGCCCCTTCAAATGCAGCTCGTGCAGCTGTAACTAAATCGAGCAGCATATTCAGCAGTGGCTCAAATGCTACCTGGTCGTGTTCAATGAAGACAATCAGTGTCAGGATGAGTCTCGGCCCCATGGTCAAAACAAAAACGGGACTCATTCCTGCAGTGACCCAGCCAAGAAACAGTCAAAGTCAAAACTTAACACACACCTCTGCCACAGCAGCTGATACCACCACCACCGCTATGTCTGTTGCTAACAAGGTGCGATCCAGCACCTCGTCATCTGTTTCTGTTTCCCAGAGGTCTGCCATGGCTCAGAGGAAAACATTACCTACCCCTGCTCTAAACTACCCTGAGAGAACAAGAGCTGGGATTAAAGTTCCAGATCAGAACAAGTCTAACCCTAAACCACTTTTGGGTAAACATTCTCAGCCATCTTGTAAGAGTCAGCTATCAAGTGAACTGAAATCAACGTCTATCTCCTCCAAGTGCACAGCTGCACCTATAAAGCCAGAGGGGAAAGCAGGGATGTCAAAAACTAACAAATCAGCTAGTCAGCCCACAGGCAGGGCCACAAAGCAGAGATCTGATGGGGCAGGGATTAAAAATGGCCCACCATGCAAAGTCGCCTCCCGAACATCCTCGAGGCCAGTGAGCAGGTGCATTTCCAGAATAATCACTGGGGCTGTGGGAGCTGCTGTGGCTGAGCTGGGAGGGAAAACCAAGACATGTAAAGAGACAGGTGGTACGAAGGGACACAGTTCAACAAATGCTCCTCCACCACAAACTGGTATAAAAAGAACAAGCGCTCCTGTGATGTCCCAGACAGTGCCACGGCCTGGCAGGACCATCAGCCATACCGGTCATGCCGTAGACACGAAGACATCAAAGGTcccagtcagagttttcccccagaCTGAGGTTAAGAAACGGACTGCCGCCCAAGAGGAAAGAAT GAGAAAACTACAGGAATGGCGGGAAGCCAAGGGTATTTCCTACAAACGTCCTCCAATGCCAGTGAAACCTCAGGTCAGGCGCACTGTGGCCGTACCCCAGCCTTTCTGGGGCACCATGAAGGAAGAAGACGACGCCCACTCTCTCATCTGTGCAGTGGACAGATCCCTGGCTGACTGCATCAAATTGGTTGAAGAG ggtTGCGCTCCAGACCAGGTGAAGGAGGTTCTCTCACGACTGCCAGCTGTGTCCCAGAAGTTTGCCAAATACTGGATCTGTCAGGCCCGCCTGATGGAACAAGAGGGCAACCTGGATGTCCTGCCCATGTTTGAAGAGGCTGTTGGTGTTGTGTTGGAG CCAGTGGACGAGCTGCGGACTGTGGTGTTTGAGATTCTGAAGAAGAAGGACGAGATCCAAG AAAACGAGAAAGAGGACCAAATTCCAACAGGTGAAGGCACTCCAGAGAGTATCAACAACCCAATGATGACTCCTAAACTTGTCAGAGCTCTCATCTGTGGAGAGAAAGGTGACTCATCTGTAGTCAAGTACAAGATCACAGCAACTCCTGG TGGCCCGCCAAGCCAACAGACAGAACCGGTGCGGGTCAATGGCCAGGAGGTTCGCTTCTTTACACCAGTCAGACGCTCTGTGCGAATCGAGAGATCCTCACTCCGATACCCCGTGTCCCTCCAGGACCACGATCTCTGTGTGGCCTCCTACAATGACCTGATCGCTGAGGAGGATGACCAGAGAACTGAAGAGCGGAAGCACGAGGAAACCAGCCTGTCTGCTAACAACACGCCCATGTACGTCTACAGACAAAACGAAGCACTTCAAGACAAAGTGTTCGTCCAGCTCGTCTACGATGAAGGTGTTTAG
- the ckap2l gene encoding cytoskeleton-associated protein 2-like isoform X2, translating to MEEAEIVSILSRKELRKQKLMEYLAEKGKLKLANPKPYLRDDCQVKKHVTSTLKVVKGKENQAPADRFRNESTKIQTLAAQSTKHPARGAFGSNNKLNVIGSMLTGRQNTNRPSAASGPAQPKLNHNHVLTRTYTVVSSKSNPNAASRLTKKPNAGEPSSGRAPSNAARAAVTKSSSIFSSGSNATWSCSMKTISVRMSLGPMVKTKTGLIPAVTQPRNSQSQNLTHTSATAADTTTTAMSVANKVRSSTSSSVSVSQRSAMAQRKTLPTPALNYPERTRAGIKVPDQNKSNPKPLLGKHSQPSCKSQLSSELKSTSISSKCTAAPIKPEGKAGMSKTNKSASQPTGRATKQRSDGAGIKNGPPCKVASRTSSRPVSRCISRIITGAVGAAVAELGGKTKTCKETGGTKGHSSTNAPPPQTGIKRTSAPVMSQTVPRPGRTISHTGHAVDTKTSKVPVRVFPQTEVKKRTAAQEERMRKLQEWREAKGISYKRPPMPVKPQVRRTVAVPQPFWGTMKEEDDAHSLICAVDRSLADCIKLVEEGCAPDQVKEVLSRLPAVSQKFAKYWICQARLMEQEGNLDVLPMFEEAVGVVLELTGIPLQCAREKKQHLSRLNFCFLLMDDITGKHGCYSDTQSYIRN from the exons ATGGAAGAAGCAGAGATCGTATCGATACTTTCCAGAAAAG AGTTGCGTAAGCAAAAGTTGATGGAATACTTGGCAGAAAAAGGAAAGCTGAAACTGGCCAACCCTAA GCCATACCTCCGTGACGACTGCCAGGTTAAGAAGCATGTGACGTCTACACTAAAG gttGTTAAGGGAAAAGAGAACCAGGCTCCTGCTGACAGATTCAGAAACGAAAGCACAAAAATTCAAACTCTGGCTGCTCAGTCCACAAAACACCCTGCCAGAGGAGCATTTGGTTCCaataacaaattaaatgttataggCAGCATGCTGACTGGACGGCAGAATACCAATCGTCCATCTGCAGCCAGTGGCCCAGCACAGCCAAAGCTTAATCACAACCATGTGCTGACAAGAACGTACACCGTTGTGTCCTCCAAATCCAACCCGAATGCAGCTAGCCGTCTCACAAAAAAGCCAAATGCGGGAGAACCATCTTCAGGCAGAGCCCCTTCAAATGCAGCTCGTGCAGCTGTAACTAAATCGAGCAGCATATTCAGCAGTGGCTCAAATGCTACCTGGTCGTGTTCAATGAAGACAATCAGTGTCAGGATGAGTCTCGGCCCCATGGTCAAAACAAAAACGGGACTCATTCCTGCAGTGACCCAGCCAAGAAACAGTCAAAGTCAAAACTTAACACACACCTCTGCCACAGCAGCTGATACCACCACCACCGCTATGTCTGTTGCTAACAAGGTGCGATCCAGCACCTCGTCATCTGTTTCTGTTTCCCAGAGGTCTGCCATGGCTCAGAGGAAAACATTACCTACCCCTGCTCTAAACTACCCTGAGAGAACAAGAGCTGGGATTAAAGTTCCAGATCAGAACAAGTCTAACCCTAAACCACTTTTGGGTAAACATTCTCAGCCATCTTGTAAGAGTCAGCTATCAAGTGAACTGAAATCAACGTCTATCTCCTCCAAGTGCACAGCTGCACCTATAAAGCCAGAGGGGAAAGCAGGGATGTCAAAAACTAACAAATCAGCTAGTCAGCCCACAGGCAGGGCCACAAAGCAGAGATCTGATGGGGCAGGGATTAAAAATGGCCCACCATGCAAAGTCGCCTCCCGAACATCCTCGAGGCCAGTGAGCAGGTGCATTTCCAGAATAATCACTGGGGCTGTGGGAGCTGCTGTGGCTGAGCTGGGAGGGAAAACCAAGACATGTAAAGAGACAGGTGGTACGAAGGGACACAGTTCAACAAATGCTCCTCCACCACAAACTGGTATAAAAAGAACAAGCGCTCCTGTGATGTCCCAGACAGTGCCACGGCCTGGCAGGACCATCAGCCATACCGGTCATGCCGTAGACACGAAGACATCAAAGGTcccagtcagagttttcccccagaCTGAGGTTAAGAAACGGACTGCCGCCCAAGAGGAAAGAAT GAGAAAACTACAGGAATGGCGGGAAGCCAAGGGTATTTCCTACAAACGTCCTCCAATGCCAGTGAAACCTCAGGTCAGGCGCACTGTGGCCGTACCCCAGCCTTTCTGGGGCACCATGAAGGAAGAAGACGACGCCCACTCTCTCATCTGTGCAGTGGACAGATCCCTGGCTGACTGCATCAAATTGGTTGAAGAG ggtTGCGCTCCAGACCAGGTGAAGGAGGTTCTCTCACGACTGCCAGCTGTGTCCCAGAAGTTTGCCAAATACTGGATCTGTCAGGCCCGCCTGATGGAACAAGAGGGCAACCTGGATGTCCTGCCCATGTTTGAAGAGGCTGTTGGTGTTGTGTTGGAG ctgACAGGGATTCCGTTGCAGTGTGCCAGAGAGAAGAAACAACACTTATCTCGGCTGAACTTTTGCTTTCTATTAATGGACGATATCACAGGCAAACATGGCTGCTACAGCGATACACAATCATACATCAGGAATTAA